In Desulfovibrio inopinatus DSM 10711, the following proteins share a genomic window:
- the tmcA gene encoding acidic tetraheme cytochrome c3 TmcA, translating into MNKTLGILIAAMAISLFMFLPAFSQEDIVTLAPEALQPLKRMPAVFNHDAHNEKAEIDDCAVCHHDAEDGKIVEGDSAGIPCADCHDGKSNSVSLRRAYHVQCTSCHIERGEGPVTCNGCHTTPPAAE; encoded by the coding sequence ATGAACAAAACACTTGGCATCCTGATTGCGGCCATGGCCATCAGCCTCTTCATGTTTCTTCCTGCATTTTCGCAGGAAGACATTGTGACACTTGCGCCTGAAGCGTTGCAGCCGCTGAAACGCATGCCCGCGGTTTTCAATCACGATGCGCATAATGAAAAAGCGGAAATCGATGATTGTGCCGTTTGTCACCACGATGCTGAAGACGGCAAAATTGTCGAAGGTGATTCGGCTGGAATACCCTGTGCTGATTGCCACGATGGAAAAAGTAATTCCGTCAGCTTGCGGCGTGCGTACCACGTGCAATGCACGTCATGCCACATTGAACGCGGTGAGGGGCCTGTGACCTGTAACGGTTGCCACACCACACCGCCTGCAGCCGAATAG
- a CDS encoding mechanosensitive ion channel family protein has translation MKLFWRLILVLGILLAVASILTQHKTYEAPVPTQVSPLQCDRDTPRNAMASFLQSMHRFEENNQSGLSCVVPLVTSSEESEEDINKSIVLLRARQLLLLLENLDFKLDDIVSAGVNEARVELPFTYQGKTIDITMLHTDTGWYFDPAMFQSAEFQAMYRNLRDMYERFTRSDMEGDTFVPDLMSPYRTFFTLKAGVEGLDSEGMVDALKTMDMSAFMPLERSVYGPVLAVMLYRIITLRSPLQLEELSADPQTTRQPIFLVVPGLGTVTMHVVTLENGLKAWKFTPKSLEVTWKTYDDIIRNLMMEGIDPFIGQRLSLHTRLDDMIQKYTPGLLVYFLKSNLYKWIVIFLLLAATPFLCRATAWLAKRSLMALERRLPWDIPSLHYKHFVLPAQILFVAFAWLKTIIIIFPYRGVMVAALYSLEIMMIMTLVWVAMLGVGLITDILTAGQNASVRSTMLLIIAQIVKIFAIIAGIVAIANLFNQDSTRIVAALGIGGVALALAGKDTLENIFGTLVIMTTRPFAVGDWIVVSQVEGTVEKVGVRSTSIRTFYNSEVIVPNAKFITSPVDNMGRRNWRRYKTSIGVAYGTPLKNVNGFVSGLRQLVLNSPNINKENFHVVVNEFGPWSLNIMVYIFFKTSDWSQELKERHRFITDALRLAEEMGITITVPERVVHLKHDEPESSPIVEFQSDSQAEQHGRAKANAIRPVKIVPDATR, from the coding sequence ATGAAACTTTTTTGGCGATTGATATTGGTTTTGGGCATTCTGTTGGCAGTGGCAAGTATCCTGACCCAGCATAAAACGTATGAGGCTCCCGTCCCTACTCAGGTATCGCCTCTCCAATGCGATCGGGACACGCCTCGCAACGCCATGGCTTCCTTTTTACAAAGCATGCACCGTTTTGAGGAGAACAACCAGTCAGGCCTTTCCTGCGTGGTCCCCCTCGTCACCTCATCCGAGGAGTCCGAGGAGGACATCAATAAATCCATCGTCTTGCTTCGGGCGAGACAACTGTTGTTGCTTTTAGAAAACCTTGACTTCAAGCTAGATGATATCGTTTCCGCCGGAGTGAACGAAGCGCGGGTGGAGCTTCCCTTTACATATCAGGGAAAAACTATCGATATCACCATGTTGCACACAGATACGGGATGGTATTTCGATCCTGCAATGTTTCAGAGTGCGGAATTTCAAGCCATGTACCGCAATCTGCGTGATATGTACGAACGATTCACCCGATCAGACATGGAAGGAGACACCTTTGTTCCAGATCTCATGAGCCCGTACCGTACTTTTTTCACCTTGAAAGCCGGCGTGGAAGGTCTGGATTCTGAAGGCATGGTCGATGCCCTCAAAACAATGGATATGAGCGCATTCATGCCTCTGGAGCGTTCTGTTTATGGGCCCGTCCTGGCAGTCATGCTCTACCGGATAATCACCTTACGCTCCCCACTGCAATTGGAAGAACTTTCCGCCGACCCCCAAACCACCCGACAACCTATTTTTCTGGTGGTCCCTGGCTTAGGAACAGTCACCATGCACGTGGTCACTCTAGAAAACGGACTCAAAGCCTGGAAGTTCACCCCCAAGAGCCTGGAGGTAACCTGGAAGACCTATGACGACATCATACGAAATCTCATGATGGAAGGCATTGATCCCTTCATTGGTCAAAGGCTCTCCCTGCACACGCGCCTCGACGATATGATACAGAAATATACTCCAGGGCTTTTAGTCTATTTTCTGAAAAGCAATCTCTACAAGTGGATCGTGATATTTCTTTTGCTCGCGGCTACACCATTTCTCTGTCGCGCAACCGCCTGGCTCGCAAAACGCAGTCTGATGGCTTTGGAGAGACGTCTTCCCTGGGACATTCCTTCTTTGCATTACAAACACTTCGTGTTGCCCGCTCAAATTTTATTTGTTGCCTTTGCCTGGCTGAAAACCATTATAATAATCTTCCCATACCGGGGAGTCATGGTGGCCGCGCTTTACAGCCTGGAAATCATGATGATTATGACGTTAGTCTGGGTCGCTATGTTAGGGGTTGGCCTCATCACGGATATCCTCACAGCAGGCCAAAATGCCAGTGTACGCAGCACAATGCTGCTCATTATCGCTCAAATCGTGAAGATATTCGCGATTATCGCGGGTATCGTGGCGATAGCCAATCTTTTTAATCAAGATTCCACACGAATCGTGGCCGCTCTGGGGATTGGTGGCGTGGCCTTGGCCCTGGCTGGCAAAGACACCTTGGAAAACATCTTCGGAACACTCGTTATCATGACCACAAGACCGTTTGCCGTGGGAGACTGGATCGTGGTGAGTCAAGTGGAAGGCACAGTCGAAAAGGTCGGTGTCCGTTCAACGTCCATCCGTACCTTCTACAACTCAGAGGTCATTGTGCCCAACGCCAAATTCATCACGTCTCCGGTGGACAACATGGGACGGCGCAACTGGCGGCGCTACAAAACCTCTATTGGCGTTGCCTACGGCACCCCTCTGAAAAATGTGAATGGATTCGTGTCAGGACTTCGACAACTTGTGCTGAACAGTCCCAACATCAACAAAGAAAATTTTCATGTCGTGGTCAACGAGTTCGGCCCCTGGTCCCTCAACATCATGGTCTACATCTTTTTCAAGACTTCGGACTGGTCACAAGAACTCAAAGAACGCCATCGCTTCATAACGGACGCCCTCCGCCTGGCAGAAGAAATGGGCATAACGATAACGGTGCCCGAAAGAGTCGTGCACCTCAAGCATGACGAACCCGAGTCTTCTCCCATAGTCGAATTCCAATCCGACTCTCAAGCCGAGCAACACGGTCGAGCAAAAGCCAACGCCATCCGTCCTGTAAAAATCGTCCCGGACGCAACGCGCTGA
- a CDS encoding linear amide C-N hydrolase: protein MSLHVVCISVLIIGLFFCIFPSRASACTAIALKAENGDVVTGRTMDWRSFDLMSRILIIPRGQEFTGQTPDGTPGLQWKGKYGVVGIDMLHQDVLADGLNEKGLSVSVLYLPDFAEFPSFNPVLARNTIGPLNVITYLLTTTTTVEEAREAIEGVNVVSVVEPAIHIPPPIHWIITDHSGKHIVIEYLKGKLVIHDAPLGVMTNAPSYDWHMTNLRNYINLSPTSLPGRKIEDLDFKPLGGGSGMIGLPGDFTPPSRFVRAVAFTQTARPTVDGPETLYEGFRILDNFNVPVTAAEGAATLEPSDVKRSATLWTVLNDHNNLTVSYHTQHNRRVRQVNFSDIDFDTLDTMLHIPLDKESKQDIEMITIPQ, encoded by the coding sequence ATGTCCCTCCATGTCGTATGTATCAGCGTTCTGATCATTGGTCTTTTTTTCTGCATATTCCCCTCGCGAGCTTCGGCTTGTACGGCAATTGCTCTCAAGGCAGAAAATGGTGATGTCGTTACCGGGCGAACCATGGACTGGCGATCGTTTGACCTCATGTCGCGCATACTGATTATTCCGCGTGGTCAGGAATTTACCGGACAAACGCCGGATGGAACCCCCGGCCTGCAGTGGAAAGGCAAATACGGTGTTGTCGGTATCGATATGTTACACCAAGATGTGCTTGCCGACGGACTCAACGAAAAAGGCTTGAGTGTCAGCGTCCTCTACCTTCCTGATTTTGCGGAATTTCCTTCGTTCAATCCCGTGCTGGCCCGAAATACGATTGGCCCACTCAACGTCATCACGTATCTTCTGACGACAACAACCACGGTCGAAGAAGCCCGAGAAGCCATAGAAGGCGTCAACGTCGTGTCCGTGGTGGAACCGGCTATTCATATTCCCCCGCCCATTCACTGGATTATCACGGATCATAGCGGCAAACACATTGTCATCGAATATCTCAAAGGCAAGCTTGTTATTCATGATGCACCGCTTGGGGTCATGACCAATGCTCCATCGTACGACTGGCACATGACCAACTTACGCAACTATATCAATCTCTCGCCAACGAGTTTGCCGGGTCGAAAAATTGAAGATCTTGATTTCAAACCCCTTGGTGGTGGAAGCGGCATGATCGGTTTACCCGGCGATTTCACGCCTCCTTCCCGTTTCGTTCGAGCCGTTGCCTTCACCCAAACCGCCCGCCCCACGGTCGATGGTCCGGAAACACTCTACGAAGGCTTTCGCATCCTGGACAATTTCAATGTCCCCGTCACTGCCGCCGAAGGCGCCGCAACGCTGGAACCTTCCGATGTCAAACGAAGTGCAACCTTGTGGACGGTGCTCAACGATCACAACAATCTTACCGTTTCGTATCACACGCAACACAATCGCCGTGTGCGACAGGTCAACTTCAGCGATATCGATTTCGATACTCTCGATACCATGCTGCACATCCCTTTGGACAAAGAAAGCAAGCAAGACATTGAAATGATCACAATCCCGCAATAA
- a CDS encoding flippase, producing the protein MIGPLARKLKSQSGDSHSRELLSGSAAAFVLKFISVALSYAMTIFITRTYGPEVMGTYSYVQSVIFILGITASMGFDSSMVRFTASLVASRQFSALRHAYTHALFLLVPTALVLAILLPQAASLFPSLKLPVNDAWPASVALVAFIVSQLNAGCLRGLKQIVTFVFLQDFGVVALSFASLFVLSFFMIPANAPLVAYSIALSVICILGVFFWKRRLNKLGHGEPGGSIPFPELVTTSASMLVASALLFLSGWINVFIIGLLADPVETALFSVAFKVASIVNFALYAINAIATPKFAELYQAGDPIRMRRFARQATRLMLAAGAPCLAVLACFPSFFMKLFGPEFIPAAPVLLILCAGQLANVFCGSVGAILMMTGKQRLFQNILLIGTAVNVALNLTLIPLFGATGAAIGCSVGLAVWNTLGVITVKRVHGFSTLAF; encoded by the coding sequence ATGATTGGTCCCCTTGCACGAAAGCTCAAAAGCCAATCCGGCGACAGTCATTCTCGTGAACTGCTGTCCGGTTCGGCCGCCGCATTTGTCCTGAAATTTATTTCTGTTGCGCTCAGCTATGCCATGACCATCTTTATTACCCGAACCTATGGTCCCGAGGTCATGGGCACCTATTCGTATGTGCAATCCGTGATTTTCATTCTCGGTATTACTGCGAGCATGGGGTTTGATTCCTCTATGGTCCGCTTTACCGCCTCGCTCGTCGCCTCGCGTCAGTTTTCGGCATTACGGCATGCCTACACCCATGCGCTCTTTTTACTGGTCCCGACGGCCCTTGTTTTGGCCATACTATTACCGCAAGCGGCATCGCTTTTTCCGTCGCTGAAACTCCCCGTCAACGATGCCTGGCCAGCCAGCGTAGCACTCGTGGCATTCATCGTTTCGCAACTCAATGCCGGGTGCCTGCGCGGTCTGAAACAAATCGTCACGTTTGTTTTCCTCCAGGATTTTGGCGTAGTCGCGCTTTCATTTGCCAGTCTGTTCGTGTTGTCTTTTTTTATGATACCGGCCAATGCTCCGCTTGTTGCCTATAGCATTGCGCTCAGTGTTATTTGCATTCTCGGCGTTTTCTTTTGGAAAAGACGCTTGAACAAATTGGGGCATGGGGAACCGGGCGGAAGTATTCCCTTCCCCGAACTCGTCACAACCTCCGCGTCCATGCTTGTGGCTTCGGCACTGCTTTTTCTCAGCGGCTGGATCAACGTCTTTATTATCGGCCTGCTTGCCGATCCTGTCGAAACGGCATTATTCAGTGTGGCGTTTAAAGTCGCCTCGATAGTCAACTTTGCACTGTATGCTATCAATGCCATTGCCACCCCGAAATTCGCGGAATTGTATCAAGCGGGTGATCCCATACGCATGCGACGGTTTGCGCGCCAGGCAACGCGGCTTATGTTGGCCGCAGGCGCGCCTTGCCTGGCCGTCTTGGCATGTTTCCCCTCGTTCTTTATGAAGCTTTTCGGGCCGGAATTCATCCCCGCGGCACCCGTTCTCCTCATTCTCTGTGCCGGACAATTGGCCAATGTGTTTTGTGGCTCTGTCGGCGCCATTCTCATGATGACCGGAAAACAACGCCTTTTCCAAAATATCCTGCTTATCGGGACCGCGGTGAATGTGGCGCTCAATCTGACCCTCATTCCCCTTTTCGGTGCAACCGGCGCGGCAATAGGTTGCTCTGTCGGCCTCGCTGTCTGGAATACCCTTGGCGTCATCACCGTCAAACGCGTCCACGGGTTTTCAACGCTCGCGTTTTAG